The proteins below come from a single Ptychodera flava strain L36383 chromosome 6, AS_Pfla_20210202, whole genome shotgun sequence genomic window:
- the LOC139134202 gene encoding plexin-A3-like — protein sequence MHRSGDYNLRTERRHSISPCVVDEKRYISSAQLTSHFLRGKYQLQLQFYRGIHECNALNYYRCANGVDDQYGYAVENYSDTLVTSIAVTTVEQHTVGFLGTDEGHVLKVHLVNSSYANTYEIIDFEESDTQVLPDMTFDSDEKHFYRLSARSVRKLKVEDCNQYTTCTSCLGSRDPYCGWCLLDRRCSTWASCEDSHPSSRWLHYFNDDNECV from the exons ATGCACAGGTCAGGTGATTACAATCTTAGAACTGAGCGACGTCATAGCATTTCCCCTTGTGTTGTCGACGAGAAAAGGTATATTTCATCAGCTCAACTGACGTCTCATTTCTTAAGAGGCAAATACCAACTCCAACTCCAG TTCTACAGGGGAATTCATGAATGCAATGCATTGAATTACTATCGGTGTGCAAATGGGGTGGACGATCAATATGGATATGCAGTGGAAAACTATTCAGATACTCTGGTGACGTCAATAGCTGTCACGACTGTGGAACAACATACTGTTGGCTTCCTGGGTACTGACGAAGGCCATGTTCTGAAG GTTCATTTGGTCAATTCGTCCTATGCAAATACCTATGAAATTATTGACTTCGAGGAGAGTGACACGCAAGTTCTTCCCGATATGACGTTCGATTCCGATGAAAAACACTTTTACCGATTGTCTGCAAGAAGT GTTCGTAAACTGAAGGTAGAAGACTGCAACCAGTATACCACTTGCACAAGCTGTCTGGGATCAAGGGATCCGTATTGTGGTTGGTGCTTATTGGATAGGAG ATGTTCGACATGGGCAAGCTGCGAAGATTCTCATCCTTCATCAAGGTGGCTTCATTATTTCAACGATGACAACGAGTGTGTTTGA